One Echinicola strongylocentroti DNA window includes the following coding sequences:
- a CDS encoding sigma-54-dependent transcriptional regulator, with protein sequence MEDTSLGKILIVDDNEDLLFAAKMLLKKYAKEVTIEKDPRRIPFLVNNHNYDVILLDMNFTEDTTSGKEGFHWLRQIKEIDPKAVVILITAFGDVEMAVQALKEGATDFILKPWQNEKLLATLSAACKLKESYDQVDNISQKSRQLQADMKKPFSEIIGQSSSMKNIFSIIDKVAQTDANILILGENGTGKELIARAIHDRSLRKDEIFVGVDMGAITESLFESELFGHKRGAFTDAKEDRAGRFEVADKGTLFLDEIGNLSMPLQSKLLTVLQKREVTRIGTNKSIPVDIRLISATNMKVHDMVMDNTFRQDLLYRVNTVEIFLPPLRERQDDIPLLANHFLKIYSKKYRKDFSGFKPAAIQLLQHYAWPGNIRELQHAIERAIIMAEGNELDSRDFFFLSSKPTTEKVSNNGTLNLDEVERNVIQKAIDKNGGNISKAAKELGLTRASLYRRLEKYGL encoded by the coding sequence ATGGAAGACACCAGCTTAGGCAAAATCCTGATCGTAGACGACAACGAAGACCTGCTCTTTGCGGCAAAGATGCTTTTAAAGAAATATGCAAAAGAGGTCACCATAGAAAAAGACCCCAGACGCATTCCGTTTTTGGTCAATAACCACAACTACGATGTGATCTTATTGGACATGAACTTTACGGAAGACACCACCTCTGGTAAAGAAGGCTTCCATTGGCTCCGGCAGATCAAAGAGATCGATCCCAAAGCTGTAGTAATCCTGATCACTGCCTTTGGGGATGTGGAAATGGCCGTTCAAGCACTGAAAGAAGGCGCCACTGACTTTATCCTCAAACCATGGCAAAACGAAAAGCTTCTGGCCACACTCAGTGCTGCATGTAAGTTGAAAGAAAGCTATGACCAAGTAGATAATATCTCCCAAAAGTCCCGGCAGCTGCAAGCGGACATGAAGAAGCCCTTTTCTGAAATCATCGGACAGAGCTCTTCAATGAAAAACATCTTTTCTATCATAGACAAAGTAGCCCAAACTGATGCCAATATACTGATCCTTGGCGAAAATGGGACAGGCAAAGAACTTATAGCCCGTGCCATCCATGACCGTTCCCTTCGCAAAGATGAGATCTTCGTAGGCGTAGACATGGGGGCAATCACGGAGTCCCTTTTTGAAAGTGAATTGTTTGGGCACAAACGGGGCGCCTTTACTGACGCCAAGGAAGACCGGGCCGGCCGGTTTGAGGTGGCCGACAAGGGCACTTTGTTTCTTGATGAAATCGGCAACCTAAGCATGCCCCTCCAATCCAAGCTCCTTACCGTTCTACAAAAACGTGAGGTTACACGTATCGGCACCAATAAGTCCATTCCTGTAGATATCCGGCTGATAAGTGCGACCAATATGAAGGTGCACGATATGGTGATGGACAATACTTTCCGACAGGATTTGCTATACAGGGTCAATACCGTGGAGATTTTCTTGCCTCCTTTGCGCGAGCGCCAAGATGACATCCCACTCCTTGCCAATCATTTCCTGAAAATATATTCAAAAAAGTACCGTAAAGACTTCTCTGGATTCAAACCTGCCGCCATACAACTGCTGCAACACTATGCATGGCCCGGAAATATCCGCGAACTCCAACACGCCATAGAAAGGGCCATTATCATGGCAGAGGGCAACGAACTGGACAGCCGGGATTTCTTTTTCCTTTCTTCTAAACCCACCACCGAAAAAGTCAGTAATAATGGAACGCTGAATTTGGATGAAGTAGAAAGAAACGTCATTCAAAAAGCTATTGACAAAAATGGGGGAAATATCTCCAAAGCAGCAAAAGAGCTGGGGCTGACAAGGGCATCCCTATACAGAAGACTGGAAAAATATGGACTATAA
- a CDS encoding RagB/SusD family nutrient uptake outer membrane protein — protein MKKINSIFAMIFLLAATGCAEFLEEDNKSNVIAEEFYETAEGYEALINANYSALRNIYGDDPWMFVCGTDLYQEGRDRPPQGLSKYFELNSSSSGVDFLYVNCYKAIQLANSAVYYADITEQTGVTTQYLGEARFLRANAYFLLVQSYGGVGMITEYVEEPILQFDRSSAEEVYAFIISELEGAMGQVSSGAYDGHVNQRAVENLLAKVHLTRGYEEFGTADDFSKAAAYADNVINGQGLNLTSEELWLPDNDMNEEVIFSVQWSAGSISSDPTGIGNKQQSYFGPYMGGSEVAGDAPYKTYTTLPNRFALDLYEEGDERWYATFMTEVFARYYDYFDVDDHSGLMVEDFYEPRWFTAQDSIDYVSAHPDVEYHSYGTTDPDGGAVSLDRATMIVKKFDDPNSLFGGASSTRDFIVSRLAETYLVAAEAYLQVGDPSTGLDRLNVVRERAGVADASLGEFDIDYILDERARELLGEYHRWFDLKRTGTLVERASAHNSWITPSNFEGANGNQKILRPIPQNAIDLNQNKDFPQNPAYE, from the coding sequence ATGAAGAAGATAAATTCAATTTTCGCAATGATCTTTCTGCTAGCCGCTACAGGCTGTGCGGAATTTCTGGAAGAAGATAATAAGTCCAATGTGATCGCAGAGGAGTTTTATGAAACTGCGGAGGGCTACGAGGCTTTGATCAACGCCAATTATTCGGCACTTCGTAATATTTATGGTGATGATCCATGGATGTTTGTATGTGGCACAGACCTTTACCAAGAAGGAAGGGACCGCCCTCCACAAGGACTCAGCAAGTATTTTGAGCTAAACAGCTCTTCATCTGGAGTAGATTTCCTCTATGTAAATTGCTACAAAGCCATTCAGTTGGCCAATTCTGCAGTTTATTATGCGGATATCACCGAGCAGACGGGTGTTACTACTCAGTATTTGGGAGAAGCCCGGTTTTTAAGGGCCAATGCCTATTTTCTGTTGGTTCAGTCATATGGCGGTGTTGGTATGATCACTGAGTATGTGGAGGAACCTATTTTGCAGTTTGACCGATCCAGTGCTGAAGAGGTTTATGCCTTTATCATTTCAGAGCTGGAAGGCGCTATGGGGCAAGTGTCCTCAGGAGCTTATGATGGACATGTAAACCAACGAGCCGTAGAAAACCTTCTGGCCAAAGTACACCTGACCAGAGGGTATGAGGAGTTTGGGACTGCCGATGATTTCTCCAAGGCAGCAGCCTATGCCGATAATGTCATCAACGGTCAAGGACTGAACCTTACTTCCGAAGAATTATGGCTACCGGATAATGATATGAACGAAGAAGTGATTTTCTCGGTACAATGGAGTGCCGGGTCGATCAGTTCTGATCCTACAGGGATAGGGAATAAGCAGCAGAGCTATTTCGGCCCCTATATGGGAGGCTCTGAAGTAGCTGGTGATGCACCGTACAAGACCTACACTACGTTGCCAAATCGATTTGCACTCGATCTTTATGAAGAAGGGGATGAGCGTTGGTATGCTACTTTTATGACGGAAGTGTTTGCTAGGTATTATGATTACTTCGATGTAGATGATCACAGTGGCTTGATGGTAGAGGATTTCTACGAGCCAAGGTGGTTTACGGCACAGGACAGTATCGATTATGTCAGTGCCCATCCGGACGTCGAATACCATTCTTACGGCACGACCGATCCTGATGGAGGGGCTGTTTCCCTTGACCGGGCGACCATGATCGTGAAGAAGTTTGATGATCCTAATTCCCTGTTTGGTGGGGCGAGCAGTACACGGGATTTCATCGTGTCCAGATTGGCAGAGACCTATTTGGTGGCGGCTGAGGCTTATCTGCAAGTGGGAGATCCGTCTACAGGCTTGGACCGACTAAATGTGGTCAGGGAAAGAGCTGGTGTGGCTGATGCTAGCCTTGGAGAGTTTGATATTGACTATATTTTAGACGAAAGAGCGAGAGAGCTTTTGGGTGAGTATCACAGGTGGTTTGACCTAAAGAGAACCGGTACTTTGGTAGAAAGAGCTTCTGCTCACAATAGCTGGATTACTCCTTCTAATTTTGAAGGAGCAAATGGTAATCAGAAGATTCTCAGACCAATCCCTCAAAATGCCATTGACCTTAACCAAAACAAGGATTTTCCTCAAAATCCTGCGTATGAGTAA
- a CDS encoding MGH1-like glycoside hydrolase domain-containing protein — MNIERARLKEDSDKIKHWKKWGPYLTERQWGTVREDYSLDGAAWENVTHDDARSKAYRWGEEGIGGFSDHKQKLCMAWAFWNGKDPMLKERLFGLTGNQGNHGEDVKELYYYLDATPTHSYMKMLYKYPQSEFPYQELVDVNAKRGKHDAEYELIDTGIFDDDSYFDIFIEYAKEDHEDIVARATIHNRGKEAAEIWAMPTIWFRKTWFTGHEPFLPKLSKNASNRILASNPKLGNYHFHFDGEPELLFCDNETNREKLYNIGNQKQFLKDAINDYIVEGNDQHLNPAQFGTKAAAVYKITIPAGGSSTVTFRMAHKNAAVDTKDGDNIIDKRLHEADEFYLDMQGHVTDEELRSIQRQAYAGMMWGKQFYYYNVERWLEGDPGRYSPPPERKKGRNHNWRHLQNYDIISMPDKWEYPWYAAWDLAFHCVPLARLDAEFAKEQLLLLLSEWYMHPNGQVPAYEWNFNDVNPPIHAYAVHRVYQMDKKMNGGKGDQEFLERAMHKLMLNFTWWVNQKDSDGQNIFEGGFLGLDNVSLFDRSHVDKFGGRLEQADATSWMAMFSLNLLRISLDLCEFNKVYQYTATKFLEHFLYIAGAMNNISGDNISLWDDEDNFFYDVLHIDDSAPMRMKVRSIVGIIPLFAVEPIKEEMYENLTEFKKRLDFFLKEKPKLASLVSNWIEPGKDKRHLFSLLRGHRMKSLLKKLLDSEEFLSDYGIRSVSKYHKDHPYSMKLNGEKHTVEYTPGESNTRMFGGNSNWRGPIWFPINWLIMESLKKFNYYYGGDFPIEYPTGSGRFVTLDIIAKELSLRNIEIFMRNKDGKRPVFGDNEKMQNDPHFRDYLLFYEYFHGDNGKGLGASHQTGWTGLIAEMIHKYYPREEKVIDEAITLFRS, encoded by the coding sequence ATGAATATAGAAAGAGCAAGACTTAAAGAAGATAGCGACAAAATAAAGCACTGGAAAAAATGGGGTCCCTACCTCACCGAAAGGCAATGGGGCACCGTTAGGGAAGACTACAGCCTAGATGGAGCCGCTTGGGAAAACGTCACCCATGATGACGCCCGAAGCAAGGCCTATCGCTGGGGCGAGGAAGGTATCGGTGGATTCAGTGATCACAAACAAAAACTGTGCATGGCCTGGGCATTCTGGAATGGCAAGGACCCCATGCTTAAGGAAAGACTATTTGGCCTAACGGGCAATCAAGGTAATCATGGAGAAGATGTAAAAGAGCTGTACTATTACCTCGATGCTACGCCTACCCATAGCTATATGAAGATGCTTTATAAGTATCCTCAAAGTGAATTCCCCTATCAGGAATTGGTGGATGTAAATGCCAAAAGGGGCAAACACGATGCTGAATATGAGCTGATCGACACGGGTATATTTGATGATGACTCCTATTTTGACATATTCATCGAATATGCCAAGGAAGACCATGAGGACATTGTCGCCAGGGCCACCATCCACAATAGAGGCAAAGAAGCTGCCGAAATATGGGCAATGCCCACCATTTGGTTTAGAAAAACCTGGTTTACAGGGCATGAGCCTTTTCTGCCCAAACTCAGTAAGAATGCCAGCAATAGGATCCTAGCCTCCAACCCCAAATTGGGCAATTATCACTTTCACTTCGATGGAGAACCCGAGCTGCTGTTCTGTGACAATGAAACCAACCGTGAAAAGCTCTATAACATTGGCAATCAAAAACAATTTTTAAAAGACGCCATCAACGACTACATTGTGGAAGGTAACGACCAACACCTTAACCCAGCGCAATTTGGCACGAAGGCCGCTGCAGTCTATAAAATCACCATTCCTGCGGGCGGATCAAGCACCGTAACGTTCAGGATGGCCCATAAAAATGCGGCTGTCGACACCAAGGACGGTGACAACATTATTGATAAACGGCTGCATGAAGCGGATGAATTTTACCTTGATATGCAAGGGCATGTTACGGATGAGGAGCTTCGCAGTATTCAGCGGCAGGCCTATGCTGGTATGATGTGGGGCAAGCAGTTTTACTACTATAATGTAGAACGCTGGCTGGAAGGAGACCCTGGCCGCTATTCGCCTCCTCCAGAACGTAAAAAAGGCAGAAACCATAACTGGCGACACCTTCAGAACTACGATATTATTTCCATGCCAGACAAGTGGGAATACCCGTGGTATGCTGCTTGGGATTTGGCATTTCACTGTGTCCCATTAGCCCGGCTTGATGCGGAGTTTGCCAAGGAGCAGCTCCTATTGTTGCTAAGTGAATGGTACATGCACCCCAATGGCCAAGTCCCCGCATACGAGTGGAATTTTAACGATGTGAATCCGCCGATTCACGCTTATGCCGTACACAGGGTCTATCAAATGGACAAGAAAATGAACGGCGGTAAAGGTGACCAGGAATTCCTGGAACGGGCCATGCACAAGCTCATGCTCAACTTCACCTGGTGGGTAAACCAAAAAGACAGCGATGGACAGAATATCTTTGAAGGCGGCTTCTTGGGACTGGATAATGTCAGCCTTTTTGACCGAAGCCATGTGGATAAATTTGGCGGTAGACTGGAGCAAGCAGATGCCACGTCATGGATGGCTATGTTCTCCCTCAATTTATTGAGAATTTCGCTGGACTTATGTGAATTTAACAAAGTCTATCAATATACAGCCACCAAGTTCCTGGAACATTTTCTGTATATCGCAGGAGCCATGAACAACATCTCCGGTGATAATATCAGTCTTTGGGATGATGAAGACAATTTCTTCTATGATGTGCTGCACATCGATGATTCGGCTCCTATGCGGATGAAGGTACGGTCCATCGTTGGGATCATTCCGCTCTTTGCGGTAGAGCCTATCAAAGAGGAAATGTATGAAAACCTCACCGAGTTCAAAAAACGACTGGATTTTTTCCTTAAGGAAAAGCCAAAATTAGCCTCACTCGTCTCCAACTGGATCGAGCCAGGAAAAGACAAACGTCACCTTTTCTCCCTGTTGAGAGGTCATCGAATGAAGAGCCTGCTCAAGAAGTTATTGGATTCAGAAGAATTCCTCTCTGATTATGGGATTCGTTCTGTATCCAAATACCATAAGGATCATCCCTATTCCATGAAGCTAAATGGTGAAAAACATACCGTGGAATACACTCCTGGAGAATCCAATACACGGATGTTTGGCGGAAATTCCAATTGGAGGGGGCCGATCTGGTTTCCTATCAACTGGCTGATCATGGAATCCCTGAAGAAATTCAACTATTACTATGGCGGGGATTTCCCTATCGAATACCCCACTGGATCAGGTAGGTTTGTGACACTGGATATCATCGCCAAAGAGCTTTCCCTGAGAAACATTGAAATCTTCATGCGCAACAAAGATGGCAAGAGACCGGTTTTTGGAGATAATGAAAAGATGCAAAATGATCCTCATTTCAGGGATTATCTGCTTTTCTATGAGTATTTCCATGGCGACAACGGTAAAGGCCTTGGCGCTTCCCATCAAACGGGATGGACTGGCCTAATCGCGGAAATGATCCATAAATATTACCCAAGAGAAGAAAAAGTTATCGATGAAGCTATTACCTTATTTAGAAGCTGA
- a CDS encoding sensor histidine kinase codes for MDYKIGLLGRVVLLTLTLFILSYAILNGSGVFITSLFIILVIAQLIFLINYAEGSFKKVRQFLDNIKQNNYSTVYPVKFDGTETDDLHIEFNAILAKLKEDQAEKEANYQYFRSVFQHLSIGLITFEEDGRIQILNTAAKRMLDIEQLGNIKEIEQVNKELHNAIQTLKTGGSELVKIAHQDGIMQLSVYVIELVLRGVKFKLVSLQNIQSELEEKEMEAWQNLVRVLTHEIMNSIAPISSLASTIRGDIQSQIEKDQAVPVADIEDYLMGISTIEKRSEGLIDFVSDFRSLAHIPVPKFSAIRLEELFDQLAVLFQHQIDQHHILCEKKIEPRDLLLFADSSLIEQVLINIIQNAIHAVQEAEDKSIRLHAFIDEAGKIIIEITDTGKGIEEEALNKIFIPFFTTKKKGSGIGLSLSKQIMRRHKGNIQVKSVSGKGTTFKLIFNA; via the coding sequence ATGGACTATAAAATTGGCTTACTCGGTAGGGTGGTATTGCTCACCCTGACCCTTTTCATTCTTTCGTATGCTATCCTCAATGGCTCTGGGGTATTCATCACGTCCCTGTTTATCATCCTGGTCATTGCACAATTGATATTTTTGATCAATTATGCTGAAGGTAGCTTCAAAAAAGTGCGTCAATTTTTGGACAATATCAAGCAGAACAATTATTCGACGGTCTATCCAGTAAAATTTGACGGTACGGAAACCGACGATCTCCACATAGAATTCAACGCCATTCTGGCCAAGCTAAAGGAAGACCAGGCCGAAAAAGAGGCCAATTACCAGTACTTCAGGTCGGTGTTCCAGCACCTCAGTATCGGACTGATCACCTTTGAGGAGGATGGTCGGATCCAGATCCTCAATACAGCCGCCAAGCGTATGCTCGACATCGAGCAACTTGGCAATATCAAGGAAATCGAACAAGTCAACAAAGAACTCCACAATGCCATTCAAACGCTCAAAACAGGAGGAAGTGAACTGGTCAAAATCGCCCATCAGGATGGCATCATGCAGCTTTCTGTCTATGTCATCGAACTGGTACTACGCGGAGTGAAATTCAAGCTGGTATCCTTGCAAAACATCCAAAGTGAATTGGAAGAGAAAGAAATGGAAGCCTGGCAAAACTTGGTCAGGGTACTTACCCACGAAATCATGAACAGCATCGCCCCTATCTCTTCACTGGCCTCTACCATCAGAGGGGACATCCAGTCACAGATAGAAAAAGACCAAGCTGTCCCAGTAGCTGACATTGAAGACTACTTGATGGGGATATCCACTATTGAAAAGCGAAGTGAAGGGCTGATAGATTTTGTAAGTGACTTCAGAAGTCTCGCCCATATCCCGGTGCCAAAATTTTCAGCCATCAGATTGGAAGAGCTATTTGATCAATTGGCAGTTCTCTTCCAGCATCAAATCGATCAGCACCACATTCTCTGTGAGAAAAAAATAGAACCCAGGGACCTCCTTCTCTTTGCTGACAGCTCACTCATCGAACAAGTCCTGATCAATATCATCCAAAATGCCATCCACGCTGTTCAAGAAGCGGAAGACAAAAGCATCCGCCTACATGCCTTCATCGACGAAGCAGGAAAAATCATCATAGAAATCACCGATACAGGCAAAGGCATCGAAGAGGAAGCTCTCAATAAAATCTTTATCCCATTCTTTACTACTAAGAAGAAAGGGTCAGGGATCGGCCTTAGCCTTTCAAAACAAATCATGAGAAGACATAAGGGCAATATCCAAGTAAAATCCGTATCGGGAAAAGGAACCACGTTTAAGCTCATTTTCAATGCCTAA
- a CDS encoding FKBP-type peptidyl-prolyl cis-trans isomerase, producing MSVATKGSTVKVHYTGKLKDGTVFDSSENREPLQFTLGDGNMIQGFDTAVNGMEVGQDKSITVPCAEAYGDKRDDMMIDVPVEQVPADIKPEVGMDLSIQNQQGQPVPVKVVGVDEQKITLDANHPLAGEDLVFDIKLVEVE from the coding sequence ATGTCTGTAGCAACTAAAGGAAGTACCGTAAAAGTACATTACACAGGTAAGTTAAAAGACGGAACAGTATTCGATTCTTCTGAAAACAGAGAGCCACTACAATTTACTTTGGGAGATGGTAATATGATCCAAGGTTTTGATACTGCTGTAAACGGAATGGAAGTAGGACAGGACAAGAGCATCACCGTCCCTTGCGCAGAAGCGTATGGTGATAAGAGAGATGATATGATGATCGATGTACCTGTAGAGCAAGTGCCTGCAGACATTAAACCTGAGGTGGGCATGGATCTTTCCATTCAGAACCAACAGGGACAACCAGTGCCTGTAAAGGTAGTGGGGGTTGATGAACAAAAAATCACCTTAGATGCCAATCATCCATTGGCAGGTGAGGATTTGGTATTTGATATCAAATTGGTAGAAGTAGAATAA
- a CDS encoding PIN domain-containing protein, producing the protein MNGVLVDTSVWIEYFRGNPDFIQPGLQLIQEGNAFSLEVIFAELAQGAKHKKEVAFIMEFFSHMKLLDYPGLAFGAGIYSQENKLVHHGVVLIDSIIILCAKTYDLKIWTLDKKIRRFVGYDMIFSAEHYFR; encoded by the coding sequence ATGAACGGAGTCCTGGTAGACACATCGGTTTGGATCGAGTACTTCAGGGGCAACCCGGATTTTATCCAGCCAGGGCTCCAGCTCATCCAAGAGGGCAATGCCTTTAGCCTTGAGGTTATTTTTGCGGAACTGGCGCAAGGAGCCAAGCATAAAAAGGAAGTCGCTTTCATCATGGAGTTTTTTAGCCATATGAAACTTCTGGATTATCCAGGGTTGGCCTTCGGTGCGGGTATTTATTCCCAAGAAAACAAATTGGTCCACCATGGGGTAGTGCTCATCGATTCGATCATCATCCTATGCGCCAAAACATATGATCTAAAAATATGGACCTTGGATAAAAAAATCAGAAGGTTTGTTGGGTATGATATGATTTTTAGTGCCGAGCACTATTTTCGGTAA
- a CDS encoding UDP-2,3-diacylglucosamine diphosphatase, which yields MKTQFKTIVISDIHLGTKGSKAKEVVRFLKKYRCDNLILNGDIIDGWQLKKSGTWKRKHTRFFNRILKMIDNDNTKVYYLRGNHDDFLDQVLPLKIGNLSIQKDMMYESCGKTYYILHGDVFDSITTNLRWVAYLGDIGYTFLLWLNRQINYYRRKKGLPYYSLSQYVKGKVKSAVSYIDKYEKELAIMAKTKGCDGIICGHIHKAESRIIDGVEYLNSGDWVETMSALAEDYDGNWQLIYYNEIDFAKPTEDDKIIPIQERDSYSAVSYQKPSDDLEIPPFRF from the coding sequence TTGAAGACACAATTCAAAACTATCGTTATCTCGGATATCCACTTGGGAACAAAGGGATCCAAAGCTAAAGAAGTCGTACGGTTTCTCAAAAAATATCGCTGCGACAACCTGATTTTAAATGGGGACATCATTGACGGTTGGCAACTCAAAAAATCAGGCACATGGAAACGCAAGCATACGCGATTTTTTAATCGTATCCTGAAGATGATCGACAATGACAACACCAAGGTATATTACCTTAGGGGAAACCATGATGACTTTCTCGATCAGGTGCTACCACTGAAAATCGGCAATCTATCCATCCAAAAGGACATGATGTACGAATCCTGTGGAAAGACCTATTATATCCTTCATGGAGATGTTTTTGATAGTATCACCACCAATCTCCGCTGGGTAGCCTACTTAGGAGATATCGGCTATACCTTCTTACTGTGGCTCAATCGCCAGATCAATTATTACAGAAGAAAAAAAGGGCTTCCTTATTATTCTCTTTCCCAATATGTAAAGGGAAAAGTAAAATCGGCTGTATCCTACATTGACAAATATGAAAAAGAGCTGGCGATCATGGCCAAAACCAAAGGCTGTGATGGTATTATCTGTGGACATATCCATAAAGCCGAATCAAGGATAATCGATGGTGTAGAGTACCTCAACTCTGGGGACTGGGTAGAGACCATGAGTGCACTAGCGGAGGACTATGATGGCAACTGGCAACTGATTTATTACAATGAAATCGATTTTGCCAAGCCCACTGAAGATGACAAAATCATTCCGATCCAAGAAAGGGACTCCTATTCGGCAGTATCCTATCAAAAACCAAGTGACGACTTAGAAATCCCACCTTTTCGGTTTTGA
- a CDS encoding DUF2191 domain-containing protein — MKITAIIEDGMIEELIKESGAKTITEGLKVAIKDYLSKRKIQHLSSQLVNEPLEFSYGADHLREQNRK; from the coding sequence ATGAAAATTACAGCCATTATTGAAGATGGAATGATCGAGGAATTGATCAAAGAAAGCGGCGCCAAGACCATCACCGAGGGACTCAAGGTAGCGATCAAGGATTACCTGTCCAAGCGTAAGATCCAACATCTCTCATCGCAACTTGTGAATGAGCCTTTGGAATTTTCCTACGGTGCAGATCATCTACGTGAACAAAACCGCAAATGA
- a CDS encoding glycosyltransferase family protein, with protein sequence MKFVFIVQGEGRGHMTQALALFELLTSQGHSIPEVLIGKSHRRTLPDFVQKGLKTAITQFDSPNFVADKNEKSINIRKTIQHNLLRSNRFIDSLRTIDRVITHHEPDYIINFYDLLAGIYNFIYRPKAAFWAIGHQYLIHHPSFPFATGSPLQKSLFKLNTAITALGAQKLLALSFRPLPDIPGTKLSVIPPLLRPQVKQHKTTQGDFILTYMVNSGYADEVISFSKKHPEIKIEAFWDKQHMPSPYHASPNLTFHHINEQLFLEKMASCKGLLSTAGFESICEAMYYNKPVMMVPVAGQYEQACNALDALAANAGMAHYEFDFKKFDLFLKSRNITPSNFVNWQEQLGNKLTKILSSQNNWQEDPPVTYPKLSTEH encoded by the coding sequence ATGAAATTTGTGTTTATTGTACAAGGTGAGGGTCGCGGGCACATGACCCAAGCACTGGCACTATTTGAGCTACTGACCAGTCAAGGACACTCCATACCGGAAGTATTGATCGGAAAAAGCCACCGCAGAACCCTTCCTGATTTTGTACAGAAGGGATTAAAAACGGCGATCACGCAGTTTGACAGCCCTAACTTTGTGGCGGATAAGAACGAAAAGTCTATCAATATCCGGAAAACGATCCAACACAATCTTCTTAGGAGCAATCGGTTTATCGACAGTCTCCGAACAATAGACCGGGTGATCACACATCATGAGCCCGACTATATCATCAATTTTTATGACTTACTTGCTGGCATTTATAATTTTATCTATCGCCCAAAAGCAGCATTCTGGGCCATTGGACACCAGTATTTGATCCACCATCCTTCTTTTCCTTTTGCCACTGGATCCCCCTTACAAAAATCACTCTTCAAGCTCAATACTGCCATCACCGCTTTGGGGGCCCAAAAGTTATTGGCCCTATCCTTTAGGCCACTTCCGGATATCCCCGGAACAAAACTCTCTGTCATTCCCCCTCTCCTAAGGCCTCAGGTAAAACAACACAAAACAACTCAAGGAGACTTCATACTAACTTACATGGTCAATTCTGGCTATGCAGACGAAGTCATTTCGTTCAGCAAAAAACATCCTGAGATAAAAATCGAAGCCTTCTGGGACAAACAGCACATGCCCTCACCCTATCACGCCAGTCCAAACCTTACTTTTCACCATATCAATGAACAACTATTTTTGGAAAAAATGGCCAGTTGTAAAGGTTTGCTTAGCACAGCAGGGTTTGAGTCCATATGCGAAGCGATGTACTACAACAAGCCCGTCATGATGGTACCTGTAGCCGGCCAGTATGAACAAGCATGCAATGCATTGGATGCCCTAGCAGCCAACGCTGGCATGGCACATTATGAATTTGATTTCAAAAAGTTTGATCTTTTTTTAAAATCACGTAACATTACCCCTTCCAATTTTGTAAATTGGCAAGAGCAGTTGGGAAATAAGCTTACGAAAATTTTATCATCCCAAAATAACTGGCAGGAAGATCCTCCTGTCACCTATCCAAAATTAAGCACAGAACATTGA
- a CDS encoding ribonuclease HII — protein sequence MKLLPYLEADRLEAGCDEVGRGCLCGPVVAAAVILPNDFAHALINDSKKLSKANRESLVDEIKEKAIAWAVAESSVQEIDEINILNASFLAMTRSIQALAVKPEHLLIDGNRFKTELNTPFDCIVKGDGKYASIAAASILAKVHRDNLMTGFAKEFPGYGWEKNVGYPTKQHRSGIQKLGPTPLHRKSFKLLPDQLEIGFK from the coding sequence ATGAAGCTATTACCTTATTTAGAAGCTGACCGACTGGAGGCCGGGTGCGACGAAGTGGGTAGGGGCTGCTTATGCGGCCCTGTAGTGGCTGCTGCAGTGATTCTGCCCAATGACTTTGCCCACGCTCTCATTAATGATTCCAAAAAGCTCAGCAAAGCCAATAGGGAAAGTCTCGTGGACGAAATCAAAGAAAAGGCCATCGCATGGGCGGTGGCCGAATCATCCGTACAAGAAATCGATGAAATCAACATTCTCAACGCTTCTTTTTTGGCCATGACCAGGTCCATACAGGCACTTGCTGTCAAGCCTGAGCATTTATTGATAGATGGCAACCGCTTCAAGACCGAGCTCAACACCCCATTTGACTGCATCGTAAAAGGTGACGGAAAATACGCAAGTATCGCTGCCGCATCCATATTGGCCAAAGTGCATCGAGATAACCTGATGACAGGCTTTGCCAAAGAATTCCCTGGATATGGATGGGAGAAAAACGTGGGCTACCCCACCAAACAACATCGTTCAGGTATACAAAAGTTAGGCCCCACCCCACTGCATCGCAAATCCTTCAAACTGCTACCTGACCAACTGGAAATCGGGTTTAAATAA